In Marisediminicola antarctica, one DNA window encodes the following:
- a CDS encoding aminodeoxychorismate lyase, with protein MSTTPASALVILNQPSRHAPGSLDDVAPMRFVDPDAFHVGVRDLGITRGDGIFETIGAVSGTPQALEAHLRRFARSAAALDLPEPDLDAWRAAIAAVTDALAGHSEAAIKTIYTRGIEGDGRPTGWVHGFASSDFTAARQVGLRVVTLDRGYRHDIASTSPWLLQGAKTLSYAVNSAALREAQRRGADDVIFVSSDGVVLEGPTSTVLLFREGQLVTPGPGLAILDGTTQNCLFAFAAQRGIPTALELTTIEHLHSASAVWLVSSVRHAAPVTAVDGIPRAAESELTAQFNRYLAERDA; from the coding sequence ATGAGCACCACCCCGGCATCCGCCCTCGTAATCCTGAACCAGCCCTCCCGGCACGCGCCCGGGAGTCTCGACGACGTCGCCCCGATGCGATTCGTCGATCCTGACGCGTTCCATGTTGGTGTGCGCGACCTCGGGATCACCCGCGGCGACGGCATCTTCGAGACGATCGGGGCGGTCTCGGGCACCCCGCAGGCGCTCGAGGCGCACCTGCGTCGCTTCGCGAGGTCGGCGGCGGCGCTCGACCTGCCCGAGCCAGACCTGGATGCCTGGCGGGCCGCGATTGCCGCGGTCACGGACGCCCTCGCCGGCCACAGCGAGGCAGCGATCAAAACGATCTACACCCGCGGAATCGAGGGCGACGGCCGCCCGACCGGATGGGTGCACGGCTTCGCCAGCTCGGACTTCACGGCGGCACGACAAGTCGGGCTGCGCGTCGTGACCCTGGATCGCGGCTACCGGCACGATATTGCGAGCACATCGCCCTGGCTCCTGCAGGGCGCGAAGACCCTTTCCTACGCGGTGAACAGCGCTGCGCTGCGCGAGGCTCAGCGGCGCGGGGCCGACGACGTAATCTTCGTGAGTTCCGACGGCGTCGTGCTTGAGGGCCCGACCTCGACGGTGCTGCTCTTTCGCGAGGGGCAGCTCGTCACGCCCGGCCCAGGACTCGCGATCCTCGACGGCACCACCCAGAACTGCCTCTTCGCCTTCGCCGCCCAGCGCGGCATCCCGACGGCCCTCGAACTGACGACCATCGAGCACCTCCACTCGGCGTCGGCCGTCTGGCTCGTCTCGAGCGTGCGCCACGCCGCGCCCGTGACGGCCGTCGACGGGATACCCCGCGCAGCCGAGTCCGAGCTCACGGCGCAGTTCAACCGGTACCTCGCCGAACGCGACGCGTAG
- a CDS encoding glutathione S-transferase family protein, with translation MTEEIQPAQGAYVIPGAEFTRDTTYIEDRITADGRDGWPVEAGRYRLVAARACPWANRTAIVRRLLGLEAAISLGMPGPTHDERSWTFDLDPAGVDPVLGIERLQQAYFARFPDYPRGITVPAVVEVASGKVVTNNYAQITIDFETEWGALHRDGAPDLYPVELRAEIDEINDGIFRDVNNGVYRAGFAGSQSAYEKAYDRLFDRLDALEARLAGQRYLVGDTVTEADVRLFTTLVRFDAVYHGHFRCNRNKLSEMPALYSYAKDLFQTPGFGDTIDFVQIKQHYHLVHTDINPTGIVPKGPDLSGWLSPHGRESLGGRPFGDGTPPAPPLPGEQVPPGHGAA, from the coding sequence ATGACCGAAGAGATTCAGCCCGCACAGGGCGCCTACGTCATCCCCGGTGCGGAGTTCACTCGCGACACGACCTACATCGAGGACCGCATCACCGCCGACGGGCGGGACGGCTGGCCCGTGGAGGCCGGCCGGTACCGGCTCGTCGCGGCCAGGGCCTGCCCGTGGGCGAACCGCACGGCGATAGTCCGGCGCCTGCTCGGGCTCGAGGCAGCCATCAGCCTGGGAATGCCCGGGCCGACGCACGACGAGCGCAGCTGGACCTTCGACCTCGATCCCGCGGGCGTCGACCCCGTGCTCGGGATCGAACGGCTTCAGCAGGCCTACTTCGCGCGATTTCCGGACTATCCCCGCGGAATCACCGTCCCTGCGGTGGTCGAGGTCGCAAGCGGAAAGGTCGTCACGAACAACTACGCGCAGATCACCATCGACTTCGAGACCGAGTGGGGCGCGCTGCACCGCGACGGGGCGCCGGACCTGTACCCGGTCGAGCTGCGCGCGGAGATCGACGAGATCAACGACGGTATCTTCCGCGACGTCAACAACGGCGTCTACCGTGCCGGGTTCGCCGGCTCGCAGAGCGCCTACGAGAAGGCGTACGACCGTCTGTTCGACCGACTGGATGCCCTCGAGGCGCGGCTGGCCGGCCAGCGCTACCTCGTCGGCGACACCGTCACCGAGGCAGACGTGCGGTTGTTCACCACGCTTGTCCGGTTCGACGCGGTCTACCACGGCCACTTCCGCTGCAACCGCAACAAGCTCAGCGAGATGCCGGCCCTGTACTCCTACGCCAAGGATCTGTTCCAAACCCCCGGCTTCGGCGACACGATCGACTTCGTGCAGATCAAGCAGCACTACCACCTCGTGCACACCGACATTAATCCAACCGGAATCGTGCCCAAGGGTCCCGACCTGTCAGGTTGGCTGAGCCCGCACGGCCGGGAATCACTCGGCGGGCGCCCCTTCGGCGACGGCACTCCCCCGGCGCCTCCCTTGCCGGGCGAGCAGGTTCCGCCCGGGCACGGCGCCGCGTAG
- a CDS encoding CYTH and CHAD domain-containing protein, giving the protein MPMTTHEEIERKYEVDGDSSVPDLSDIATVEPSAKVLLTADYFDTDSGDLAAHLIVLRRRVGGDDEGWHIKFPAAVGRTELHWPLSIGGAENAHDAPGAPDAADAHEDATADAPVAHEDAPVAVPAEVIAPILALVRVRPLRIIARLRTRRTALHLIDDSGHRLLELADDRVEASDSATGTVRTWREWETELLDGAPESTQARSALLDAVEARLLAAGARPAVSASKLATALGRTSLAPVHRAVSLDRASPASEVLLAAVGALVEDIARIDPLVRLDRPDSVHQLRTRVRRLRSLFASYPRVFDRAVTDPIRDELQHLGVVLGEARDAEVMRDRARSLIADHDALVPGLDTRLVDGWARAHTDGHERVLAELSVPRYLALLDSLDGFLARPPLAKDAFVQAGIAIPPALARDLNRVLRSAKSADAAQTEPERVELLHATRKAAKRLRYAAEAVSVGDAGVFGRRVRTVAAAAEAIHDLLGEHRDSSLMQEHLRATAGSGKHTFDYGVLHEVERHGAALCLADYPRALRDLKRLR; this is encoded by the coding sequence ATGCCAATGACGACGCACGAGGAAATCGAGCGCAAGTACGAGGTCGACGGGGATTCATCGGTTCCGGACCTCTCCGACATCGCGACGGTGGAGCCGTCAGCGAAAGTGCTCCTGACGGCCGACTACTTCGACACCGACTCTGGCGATCTCGCCGCGCACCTCATCGTGTTGCGGCGCCGCGTCGGCGGGGACGACGAGGGGTGGCACATCAAGTTCCCGGCTGCGGTGGGTCGCACGGAGCTGCACTGGCCGCTGTCGATCGGCGGAGCAGAGAATGCGCACGACGCGCCCGGTGCGCCCGACGCGGCCGACGCGCACGAGGACGCGACGGCCGATGCGCCCGTCGCGCACGAGGACGCGCCCGTCGCGGTGCCCGCCGAGGTGATCGCGCCCATTCTCGCGCTCGTGCGCGTGAGACCGCTACGGATCATCGCTCGCCTGCGTACCCGCCGCACGGCGCTGCATCTCATCGACGATTCCGGCCACCGGCTGCTCGAGCTCGCCGACGACAGGGTCGAGGCGAGCGATAGCGCCACGGGCACGGTCAGGACCTGGCGCGAGTGGGAGACCGAGCTGCTCGACGGCGCACCCGAATCGACGCAGGCACGTTCCGCGTTGCTCGACGCGGTGGAGGCTCGGCTGCTGGCCGCCGGGGCACGGCCGGCCGTGAGCGCCTCGAAGCTCGCGACCGCGCTCGGTCGGACGAGTCTTGCGCCGGTGCACCGGGCGGTGTCGCTCGATCGGGCGAGCCCGGCATCCGAAGTCCTCCTCGCGGCGGTCGGCGCCCTGGTCGAGGACATCGCCAGGATCGACCCGCTCGTGCGGCTCGACCGGCCCGACTCGGTGCACCAGCTGCGCACGAGGGTCAGGCGGCTTCGGAGCCTGTTCGCCTCGTATCCGCGGGTTTTCGATCGCGCTGTGACCGATCCGATCCGCGACGAGCTTCAGCACCTCGGGGTCGTCCTCGGCGAGGCGCGGGATGCCGAGGTCATGCGGGACCGCGCGCGCTCGTTGATCGCCGACCACGACGCGCTCGTGCCGGGGCTCGACACGCGACTCGTCGACGGCTGGGCGCGCGCCCACACCGATGGGCACGAGCGGGTACTCGCCGAGCTGTCGGTGCCTCGGTACCTGGCGTTGCTCGACTCGCTCGACGGTTTCCTGGCCCGCCCGCCGCTCGCCAAGGACGCCTTCGTGCAGGCCGGTATCGCGATTCCGCCGGCGTTGGCGCGGGACCTGAACCGGGTGCTGCGCAGCGCGAAGTCGGCGGATGCCGCCCAGACAGAGCCCGAGCGAGTTGAGCTTCTGCACGCCACGCGCAAGGCGGCGAAGCGACTGCGCTACGCGGCCGAGGCTGTCAGTGTCGGCGACGCTGGCGTGTTCGGCCGCCGTGTGCGCACGGTCGCGGCGGCCGCCGAGGCCATCCATGACCTGCTCGGCGAACATCGCGACAGCTCCCTTATGCAGGAGCACCTGCGGGCGACCGCCGGCTCGGGCAAACACACGTTCGACTATGGGGTGTTGCACGAGGTCGAGCGGCATGGGGCGGCGCTATGCCTGGCCGACTACCCGAGGGCGCTGCGCGACCTCAAGCGGCTGCGCTAG